A window of the bacterium genome harbors these coding sequences:
- the aroQ gene encoding type II 3-dehydroquinate dehydratase codes for MKVLVVNGPNLNLLGTREPGVYGRLTLAEIEERTRALGRELGLEVEFVQSNGEGALVDAIQGAAGRVAAIIVNPAAYTHTSVALRDAIAAVGLPAVEVHLSNVHAREAFRRESLTAPVCRGVIAGFGPDGYLLALRAVAALLAS; via the coding sequence ATGAAGGTCCTCGTCGTCAACGGCCCGAACCTCAACCTGCTCGGGACGCGCGAGCCAGGCGTCTACGGCCGGCTGACGCTCGCCGAGATCGAGGAGCGGACCCGCGCGCTCGGCCGGGAGCTGGGCCTCGAGGTGGAGTTCGTGCAGTCCAATGGCGAGGGGGCGCTCGTCGACGCGATCCAGGGGGCGGCGGGGCGCGTGGCAGCGATCATCGTCAACCCGGCGGCGTACACGCACACCAGCGTGGCGCTGCGGGATGCGATCGCCGCGGTCGGGCTGCCAGCCGTCGAGGTGCACCTCTCCAACGTCCACGCCCGCGAGGCGTTTCGCAGGGAGTCGCTCACGGCCCCGGTCTGCCGGGGGGTGATCGCCGGCTTCGGTCCGGACGGCTACCTCCTGGCGCTGCGGGCGGTGGCCGCGCTGCTGGCCTCGTGA
- a CDS encoding roadblock/LC7 domain-containing protein, translating into MNFREVLERICSRVEGALGAVIIAEDGIIVERHAADASLDLELASVELVGAAREIRRATVAVEAGELEELLVSNTGRLSLLRLIGPGYYLLLHLSPGALVGRGRYELRRAAHELAPEFI; encoded by the coding sequence ATGAACTTCCGCGAGGTGCTCGAGAGGATCTGCTCGCGCGTCGAGGGGGCGCTCGGCGCGGTGATCATCGCCGAGGACGGCATCATAGTCGAGCGGCACGCCGCGGACGCGTCCCTCGACCTGGAGCTGGCGAGCGTCGAGCTCGTCGGCGCCGCGCGCGAGATCCGCCGCGCCACGGTGGCCGTGGAGGCCGGCGAGCTCGAGGAGCTGCTCGTCAGCAACACGGGCCGCCTCTCGCTGCTGCGGCTCATCGGCCCCGGGTACTACCTGCTCCTGCACCTCTCGCCCGGGGCGCTCGTCGGCCGCGGCCGCTACGAGCTGCGGCGGGCGGCGCACGAGCTGGCGCCGGAGTTCATCTAG